The following coding sequences lie in one Streptomyces ortus genomic window:
- a CDS encoding serine hydrolase domain-containing protein: MALTGALTGCEASAVAQGTAPTPTARPGTATPHSARLTALAHKDVDAGAPGVVVRVDRGDGRVTEIARQAPWTTADHTLTASDRFRMGSNTKTMVATVVLQLVAEDRLQLTDPVEKWLPGLIPDGTAITVRTLLNHTSGLFNYTNDPAVLKAFTGQDTRQWTPGELLAAGVRHDPLFDPGTDYSYSNTNYIALGLVAEKATGHSLGDLIRRRIAGPLHLKNTYLDTGAGTGSDTGPKGGSGSAAVKGSALAHGYEPDAARIGPLLPAGTPEGTAFAGPARPAGYVDTTSINTSTQWAAGGIVSTARDWARFSGALLSGALLPPAQLKAMRTTVAEEAQFPNRRYGLGLEEVVTPCGTVWGHSGQVPGYSSENYTDATGRRTVSVLTGTIFGLVPPKAGAANKALVDAAVCAMLGKPVPATSTPTG, from the coding sequence TTGGCGCTGACAGGTGCGCTCACGGGCTGCGAGGCGTCCGCGGTGGCGCAGGGCACCGCCCCCACCCCGACCGCGCGGCCCGGCACGGCGACGCCCCACTCGGCCCGGCTGACCGCGCTCGCTCACAAGGACGTGGACGCCGGGGCCCCGGGCGTGGTCGTACGCGTCGACAGAGGGGACGGCCGAGTGACCGAGATCGCCCGGCAGGCACCCTGGACCACGGCCGACCACACGCTCACCGCGAGCGACCGGTTCCGGATGGGCTCCAACACCAAGACCATGGTCGCCACCGTGGTTCTGCAACTGGTCGCCGAAGACCGTCTCCAGCTGACCGACCCGGTGGAGAAGTGGCTGCCCGGTCTCATCCCGGACGGGACCGCGATCACCGTGCGGACGCTGCTCAACCACACCAGCGGGCTGTTCAACTACACCAACGACCCGGCCGTCCTCAAGGCGTTCACCGGGCAGGACACCCGGCAGTGGACCCCCGGGGAACTGCTCGCCGCCGGCGTCCGGCACGACCCGCTGTTCGACCCCGGCACGGACTACTCCTACAGCAACACCAACTACATCGCGCTCGGCCTGGTCGCCGAGAAGGCAACCGGACACAGCCTGGGTGACCTGATCCGGCGACGGATCGCCGGACCGCTGCACCTGAAGAACACGTACCTGGACACCGGGGCCGGGACGGGGTCGGACACCGGGCCCAAGGGCGGGTCCGGGTCCGCGGCCGTCAAGGGGTCCGCACTCGCCCACGGTTACGAACCCGATGCCGCCCGCATCGGTCCGCTGCTCCCCGCGGGCACCCCCGAAGGCACCGCGTTCGCGGGCCCCGCCCGGCCCGCGGGCTATGTCGACACCACCTCGATCAACACCAGCACGCAGTGGGCCGCCGGCGGCATCGTCTCCACCGCGCGGGACTGGGCCCGCTTCTCCGGCGCGCTGCTGTCCGGCGCACTCCTGCCGCCCGCCCAGCTGAAGGCGATGCGCACCACCGTCGCCGAGGAGGCCCAGTTCCCGAACCGCCGGTACGGACTCGGTCTGGAGGAGGTGGTCACGCCCTGCGGCACTGTCTGGGGCCACAGCGGGCAGGTCCCCGGGTACTCCAGCGAGAACTACACGGATGCCACCGGCCGCCGTACGGTCTCGGTCCTCACCGGCACGATCTTCGGCCTGGTCCCGCCGAAGGCCGGCGCCGCCAACAAGGCCCTGGTGGAC